The sequence CGGCAAGGTGCAGTCGGGCCTGCGCGCCACGATCACCGTGGACGCGTACCCCAACCTGCCGTTCGAGGGGAGCGTCCTCAAGATCGAGCCGCAGTCGGTGACGCAGCAGAACGTGACGATGTTCCCGGTACTGATCCGCATCGGCAACGAGCAGGGACTCCTGCGCCCGGGCATGAACGCCGAGGTGGAGATCCACATCGGACAACGCCAGAACGTGCTGGCGATCCCGAACGCGGCGCTGCGCACGACCCGCGACATGGCCTCGGCCGCCCAGGTGCTGGGCCTCGACCCTCGGGACGTCGAGCAGACGCTTGCCGCGGCCGACTCGGAGGCGCGTGGCGCACCACAAGTGGCGGGGCGGGCAAGCGGCCAGCCCGCGGGACGGACCGGCGGACTGCCGGGCGGACCCGTGGCCGAGGCGCGGGCCGAAGAGCCCCGGCCGGCCCGGGGCGCGAATCCGCCTACCCAGCAACCGCAAGGCGGCATGCCAGCGGCTCCGAGCGGTTCGCGTGGGCCGGGCTCCGGCATGGCGGGAGGAAGCGGGCCGCCGGCGGGGATGGGCGGACAGGGCGGTGGGTTCCAACTCCCCGAAGGCGTCACGCGCGAGATGCTCATGGAGATCCGGCGCAAGCGCGAGGCGGGCGAGACACTCACGCCGCAGGAGTCGGTGGCCTCGGCGAGGATGCAGGCCTTCCGGCAACAGGCGCAGCTGCCGAGTGGCGGGGTACCGGGCGCGACGCAAGGGGCCGCGGCGCCGTCGATGCGCTCGCAGTTCTCGGGCGGCGGCCAGGGCGGCCAGCGCCGCCGGTTCGGCGCCGGGAACAACTTCCAGTTCGGCGGCTCGTACATCGTGTTCGCGCTGCGTGGCGGCAAGCCGACGCCGCTGCGCATCAGCACCGGCCTGACGGACCTCGACTACAGTGAAGTGACGAGCGGGCTCACCGAGCAGGACACGGTCCTGCTGCTGCCTTCGGCGTCGCTGGTCCAGGCGCAGCAGGAGATGCGGCAGCGCTTCAGCCGCATGACGGGTGGCGGCGGACTGCCCGGGATGCGCAACCAGAGCGCCGAAGGTGGCGCGACGGCCCCCGCGGCCCCCGCGCCCGGCGGGGCCGGCAGCCCGCCGCGGGCCGCAAGCCCGAGGCCCTGATGCTCCTCATTGAGATCTGGATGGTCGCGCTGGAGTCGATCCGGGTCAACAAGCTCCGGTCCTTCCTGACGATGCTCGGCATCATCATCGGCGTCGGCGCGGTGATCACGATGATCGCGCTCGGCACCGGCGCGAAGCGGGCGGTGCAGGCGAGCCTGTCGGCGCTGGGCACCAACATCCTCACCGTCA is a genomic window of Gemmatimonadales bacterium containing:
- a CDS encoding efflux RND transporter periplasmic adaptor subunit is translated as MRPLMIAAAGAAALLAGCSKPVPPPNYEAVAVERRDIVVSAEAAGSIEPILVVDVKSKASGEIMELRAETGDIVTQGDLLVRVDPRDQQNALAQAEADLEVANASLANAEAQKRRADQMFAAQVLSEQEHEAGNLTFANARAQKVRAERAVQNARDQLDDTNVRAPITGTIIQKSVERGQVIASATREVSGGTVLLRMADLAEVQVRTLVDETDIGKVQSGLRATITVDAYPNLPFEGSVLKIEPQSVTQQNVTMFPVLIRIGNEQGLLRPGMNAEVEIHIGQRQNVLAIPNAALRTTRDMASAAQVLGLDPRDVEQTLAAADSEARGAPQVAGRASGQPAGRTGGLPGGPVAEARAEEPRPARGANPPTQQPQGGMPAAPSGSRGPGSGMAGGSGPPAGMGGQGGGFQLPEGVTREMLMEIRRKREAGETLTPQESVASARMQAFRQQAQLPSGGVPGATQGAAAPSMRSQFSGGGQGGQRRRFGAGNNFQFGGSYIVFALRGGKPTPLRISTGLTDLDYSEVTSGLTEQDTVLLLPSASLVQAQQEMRQRFSRMTGGGGLPGMRNQSAEGGATAPAAPAPGGAGSPPRAASPRP